Proteins encoded within one genomic window of Theobroma cacao cultivar B97-61/B2 chromosome 7, Criollo_cocoa_genome_V2, whole genome shotgun sequence:
- the LOC18594252 gene encoding serine/threonine-protein kinase fray2 translates to MGRMQGTRSYSANPSDFQLLEEIGHGATATVYKAIYLPSKDVVAVKCLDLDRCSGTNLDDVRREAQTLRLIDHPNVLRAYSSFVVDRNLWVVMPFMSEGSCLHRMKTGYPDGFEEAAIASILKETLKALDYLHRQGHIHRDVKAGNILLDNNGTVKVADFGVSACMFDSGDRQRSRNTFVGTPCWMAPEVMQPGTGYNSKADIWSFGITALELAHGHAPFSNYPPMKVLLMTIQNAPPRLDQDCDRKFSKSFKDMVAMCLVKDHTKRPTAEKLLKHSFFKHAKPPELSVKKLFAPLQPLSNPAKPLQLKDAAQLALKNMPSAEQEAISRSQYQRGVSAWNFDIEDLKAQASLVHDDDDDDDDIHECKDDDRSMKSSLGDKTAASCISSSSIVLSNDLCKSWVIVS, encoded by the coding sequence ATGGGGAGAATGCAAGGGACTCGGAGTTACTCAGCGAACCCTAGCGATTTCCAGCTTCTTGAAGAAATCGGCCATGGCGCCACTGCTACTGTTTACAAAGCAATCTATCTTCCTTCAAAGGACGTCGTGGCTGTCAAGTGTTTGGATCTTGATCGCTGCAGCGGTACTAATCTGGATGACGTACGTCGGGAAGCTCAAACACTGAGATTGATCGATCACCCTAATGTTCTTCGGGCATATTCTTCCTTCGTAGTTGACCGCAACCTTTGGGTAGTCATGCCGTTCATGTCGGAGGGTTCCTGCTTGCATCGCATGAAAACGGGTTATCCCGATGGATTCGAAGAGGCTGCTATCGCTTCCATTCTTAAGGAAACTCTTAAGGCTTTGGATTATCTTCATCGACAAGGACATATTCATCGGGATGTCAAGGCTGGGAACATACTGCTTGATAACAATGGAACAGTTAAGGTCGCTGACTTCGGTGTTTCAGCTTGCATGTTCGATTCAGGAGACAGACAACGTTCGAGAAATACCTTTGTGGGGACTCCTTGCTGGATGGCACCGGAGGTCATGCAGCCAGGAACTGGATATAACTCCAAGGCAGATATATGGTCGTTCGGCATAACAGCATTGGAGCTGGCCCATGGTCATGCACCTTTTTCCAATTATCCACCTATGAAGGTTCTCTTGATGACCATACAAAATGCTCCTCCACGACTTGATCAAGATTGTGATAGGAAGTTCTCCAAGTCTTTCAAAGATATGGTTGCGATGTGCCTGGTGAAAGATCACACAAAGAGGCCCACTGCAGAGAAATTATTGAAGCACTCGTTTTTCAAGCATGCAAAGCCTCCTGAGCTTTCTGTGAAGAAATTATTTGCTCCTTTGCAACCGCTGTCGAATCCTGCGAAACCCCTTCAGCTTAAAGATGCTGCACAACTCGCTCTGAAGAATATGCCTTCAGCAGAACAAGAAGCTATATCACGGAGTCAGTATCAAAGAGGAGTTAGCGCCTGGAATTTTGATATTGAGGATTTGAAAGCGCAAGCATCTCtggtgcatgatgatgatgatgatgatgatgatattcaCGAGTGCAAAGATGATGATCG